Genomic window (Salvelinus fontinalis isolate EN_2023a chromosome 3, ASM2944872v1, whole genome shotgun sequence):
TGTTGACCACAGTGAACAGTAAGAAATTGTGTAAGAAAAAAGGCAACTTTACTTAGCAAAATTATTGGAAAAGAAATGCTTTAAATTGCTATTTTTTCTTTTAAAGCTCTTCAGTGTTACGCATAtcgcttaacttctctaggatagggggcggcattttcacatttggatgaaaagcatacccaaattcaactgccagctactcatccccagaagatatgcatattgttagtagagttggatagaaaacactctgacgtttctaaaactgtttgaatcatgtctgtgagtataacagaacttatttagcagttgaaacccagaggacaaaccattcagaattattttttttgaagtcactctcttttcaattagAGTtaattgggaaaccagatttctaagggacctgcttgcagttcctaccacttccactggatgtcaacagtcttgagaaattggttgaggttattcctttgtgtaatgaagaagtacggccatcttgaacaaGAGTCACatgaagtgtcctgttagatagaagcgcgtgaccagaaagctagctatagttggttttaatcctgtattgaacacagatcatcccgtcttcaattgtatcgattattaacgttaaaaaatacctaaagttgtattacaaaagtagtttgacattttttggcaaagtttacaggtaacctttgagatattttgtagtcacgtttgagcaagttggaaccggtgtttttctggatcaaacgtgccaaataaatggacattttggatatatatcgacggaattaatcgaacaaaaggaccatttgtgatgtttatgggacatattggagtgccaacaacagaagcttgtcaaaggtaaggcatgaattatatttttatttctgccttttgtgtcgcgcctgcatggttgaaatatgcttctctgtctTTGCTTACTattgtgctatcctcagataatagcatcatttgcttttgccgaaaagcctatttgaattctgacatgttggctggattcacaacaagtgtagctgtaatttggtgtctttcatgtgtgatttcatgaaagtttgatttttatagtaatatatttgaatttggcgctctgcatttttactggcttttggccaagtgggacattagcgtcccacatatcctagagaagttaatcgaATGCAAAATACATAACAACCACAACCTGAACTCTTTCAATACAGGGCTCATTTATCAAAGACAAGTCATTCAATAGAAATGGTTCACATTGACACTCAAACAGCATTAGAGAACGAAAACAATTTGGAAAGGCGGACCGGTCAGAGTGAAGGTACTCTACTGTTCATTGAACTGCCTCTTTACAATACTAAAATGAATAATAAACACAGCAATGATCAGTAGAGTGTGCGGAATATCTTTCATTTACTGTATCCAGCACCTCACATTTATATTTTTAGGTAGTTTTACAGGTACACAAAGAGACAAAAATCATCCTCAAATTAAAAGGTACATCATACTTTGTTCTGCACAATATCTTAAACAAGTATAAGTATCCCTTTAACCTTTcatttttgttttttgttcttcATTAGATCATCATTATTGGGAGGGGCACATTCACTTCTCCCTATAGTAATTTCCTCCCTGGTCCAAGGAAATGTTTGTGACCCTACTTGTCGTGACTCTACACTGCTTCCTTGTGTCAACTGTTCTAGTGACACTTTACTAAAACCCTGCAGGCATCATGCTTAATAACTTGTTATACGCATGAATGAGTATTTTATAATGTGCTATAATTAAGCTTATAATGTGTTATGTATCTTTATTACTTTCTCACCCAGACCTGTGTCACGTTTGCTCAACCTctctgtcactcacacacaccatctcttcGGGAAACGTTGTGAAGTCTTGAATCACTACTTGGGGTGGCATGGGCATTGGCATGGGCACAGGCATAGTCACTTTTGGGCCGTGGACAATGCAATTCTTCTGCATCTCAACCCCAAGGGCGGGAGACGGGACCTCGCCGAGATGCCTCCGATACTGGACGAAACTGCATGTCTTGAGAACAATGGCGATCACATTTTTACCCATCagtatcccagacaccctggagtCCCTATAGAAAATCATGTTCCCACCTCGAATGAAGAGAGTGATGATGTTAATAGTCACCAGGCTGAGAATCGGATAGAGCATCATCTTATGGGGCACGATGTTCACCCCTTGCATGCTGATCTCGCTCAGCGACACGCACGGCAGCACCAGCAGCAGGATGTAGCAGTAGAAGAACATGAGTCCCTCCACCCATAGGGGGAGCCCTCTCCTCTGAGGCTCCCATAGGTTGGCCTGCACGTCCAGGACATCGAGCAAGTCCACCACCACCCAGAAGAGTCGACACCGGATCTCCTCCTTCTTCCTCTGCGGCCGCACGTACTCCATGTGGTCGATGGCCACCAACGTGACGTAGACCACGGGCACGCAAATGGACAGAAGCAATGTCAGCGCTTTCCGTGCCACACCATCCACGCCGCCGCCGCCAGTCCAACCGTCCAAACTTCTCCCCTTTCCGTCCTCGGCCTTGTAGTTCTGGTAGACGAAGTAGACCTTGATCTCCAGGACAAAGACGTAGAAGAACCATAGGATCATGGCGTAGCCACGCTTGGAGGTTCGCACCTCAGAACCCACCCACACAGCCACGTAGCGTAGGACGATGAGGAAGCAGATGTCCCCCACGAGGACCATGATGCACACACCGATCTTCCTGGGCCCCTGGTTCTGCTCCACCAAGTAGGCGTCCATCAGCGCCATGCTGCCCATGATCAAGACAGCCGACAAGCACACATGAAGCTTGTTGGCGGGTGGTGGTGGCACCATACTGACCAGGTGGTGAACGTCCAGGAAAAGAGGGAAACCAAGATCCAAGACAAAAGACGAAACAAAGGTCAAACAAAAATGAAGTTCCAAGAAAAAGATATAGGTCCAAGAAAAACaagttaataaataaatgaaagttGTGCGTCAAAGCAAAAGCCTGGGTTCAAAGAGGGTTGGGTATTATAATAAATTTGTGGTAACTCTCTCTGTTCATCAGCTCATTTTAGTCCTGTTGGTTGAATCAGGTATATACCACCATTTGGTTCAGATAGTTGTAGTCCCATCAGATGCCTGTTTGTACAAAGTCAGGTCCACTTGCATGACCTGCCATCAGTTCCCCCAAAACACCCTCATAAATATGAATAGTTATCCTTCAACCTCAATTCAGTACTCAAGAAGCAGGGATACAGTCAAGCAGATTAAATTTGAAACTGCATTGCTGCctagggatcctaataaaaatcgAAATATAATATTTTTAGCCCTAACTCTATAACTCTACATTCTAAACACAATGCCTCCACATCATCGATTTGTAGTCCTTTAGTGTCTGCAGTAACTTGGAATTGATCTTTTATTACTTTAATGTTCTTGTAATCCTGTCAGTGGTTGATATCATTTTAGATGTTGGACATTGTAGATAAGTTGCCGCATAAAAAATTATCCCGGAGCTCTTCCAAGCAGTAACAAAAAGCGCAATGGATTCAGCAATGCACTTACACTTACGTCTCCAGTCATAATCAATCATAATGATTCGCAGCATTACATTTCCGGTTTGATGCCAATGTGGAATTGCCAACCCCAGCACTAATTCCATACAGTGGCATGGAGGGAAAAAACATGATGGATAGGGTTCATTATGTGAGTATTGGATATCCACTGCAACAAATTATAGGTTTCGTCTCCATTGTAATCCTCGCACGTTCCCAACACTGTGATATTCCCAATATATTGTGTTGACAAAAGGAAACGAACAACTGCGATTCCAACGCTATGTTTCTGTTGACCCACAAAATCATCCCCCGCACACCCCTTTTGAGTCATAGAAGGGAACAGGGACCTGTGTGTGCAACCTCAAAAAGAAAGGACGTGGAAAAGTTTATCTTTGAAGTTGAATCCCTGAAAAACAACACGCCTCTTGTCTTCTTCAATAACAAGTGCTCTCACTTCAAAGATGCTCTCCTCTTGACGACCGAAAGCTCCTAATGCGGAGATTCAGGTGGAACAATAAAAAGAATGTGTCCCTTTGATCGACGATCCGTTCTAGGTGAGTGTCCTAGAATGTCCACCGGAGTGCGGTCAACCATCGAATGCCGGACGTGCCCCACTGCCCATTGAGAAACACAGCCATCAACGAAAAGCTCTTTTCACTCCTTTCTCATCTTCTTTCCCCCTCCGAAAAGGACTTGCGAATGGCCATCACTTTGTCACAGCATTGTCAACTCTCCCAGTTTCAAATGTCCTTTAATGTGAAAATCTCTAAATATTTGCCCTCCTTGCTCCTACTTGAGGTGCTGTTTGTATGTGCCTTCCCAAACTAGGTCTGCTGGAATCTCTTTTCGCCCCTCTCTTGCTTCTCTTCCTTCCCCCACTCGTGTGTGCTCAGCCGTTGGATGTCGAAGAGGCATGCTCAGAAAGCCACAgctgcaggaggagagagagagagtgagggaaggagagacaagGATGTAAGGGAGCGATGGTGATGGTCATGTGTGAGCTGCCTCCTGACATCAAGTTCTCTTCTCTTTTTTCATCCCTTCTTTTCCACTCCTGGCCCATGCTCTTTAAATCCCTCCGTCCCTCTTCTTCAGAGTGACTGATCCCTGCTGTGAAGTCCACCCAACCCCTCAGATGTTGAGATCCTCCTTTTATCAGGGGAGGGCAAAGACGCTCTGGGGGGGGGGATTCAAAGACATACAAATCACATACACACTCCACTGAGACGAgtaacacacacccccacacacactccaGCGTAATGAGTGATCCACACGTCCCCAGcggctccctgtgtgtgtgtgcatgcgtatgtgtgtgagaggagaaggggaaggcTAAGCCTTGGCTGCTCTTTCAGAACCTTTGCACTGATTTCTTTAAGGGAACACTGAATCACAGTGGTGAGAGACGAGATACTCAGAGCACTTAATATACCACCATCCCTACAAAATGTGGGTGCAATTATACACAATTTATAACAATAGCGATAGGGGAGCATAGAAATAGAGTCATCAATAACTTAGAAATAGAATCATGGAACATTAACATGACCATTTACTTAAATGAGGATGCCTGTTCCAGAAATCCTATTTCTATGCCTGATAATTCATGCCGACTCATTACAAGCCTTTACCTGAACCTCAACATCACAATCTCTCCTTTTGGACAGACAGGCTATTTCATAATTGATGAAAGACTCCTCTTTTCCAGAATTAACAGAGGGATCGTCAAGCGTAAATAATAAATGGGCAAGAGGGAGGGCTAGCAGTGTGTGAAGGAGCTAGCTGCCTAGCCCCAGCGCTTCGCTAGGATAATTAAGCATGTAATAATaaatggggaaggagagagggagggctagCGCCACACTAGGTCTTTGAGCCGGTGTGGGGGAGCGTAGCCCCAGCGCTAGGCTACGCTAGGCTAATAAGGCATGTTTGATCGCTTGGCATAAATCCTAACATCAGACTGTTAAGACACCCCACAGGGGACAGGTTATGTGATGCATTACTCCCAAATATGAGCGCACAGGCGGGGGGCTTGAGTGGGGTTGGAGGGGGGTGTCAGTAAAGCCACTGCCACCGGCCATCAGTTTATTGGATCGCGTGTCATTGGCTCCAGCCACTTTCCCTGTCGTGAATGCTTATATTACACTATCTAAACACCAGTGAAGCAGAGACAGCCTATCGTCCATACCCACTGTAGTGATGCACTGTCTGTATCCGAGTAGAAATGGAAAGTGTTTTCCACCAAGTAGATACGTGTGTTAATTGTGCtttgtagcctctctctctctctctctctctctctgc
Coding sequences:
- the LOC129839141 gene encoding transmembrane protein 121-like, which encodes MVPPPPANKLHVCLSAVLIMGSMALMDAYLVEQNQGPRKIGVCIMVLVGDICFLIVLRYVAVWVGSEVRTSKRGYAMILWFFYVFVLEIKVYFVYQNYKAEDGKGRSLDGWTGGGGVDGVARKALTLLLSICVPVVYVTLVAIDHMEYVRPQRKKEEIRCRLFWVVVDLLDVLDVQANLWEPQRRGLPLWVEGLMFFYCYILLLVLPCVSLSEISMQGVNIVPHKMMLYPILSLVTINIITLFIRGGNMIFYRDSRVSGILMGKNVIAIVLKTCSFVQYRRHLGEVPSPALGVEMQKNCIVHGPKVTMPVPMPMPMPPQVVIQDFTTFPEEMVCVSDREVEQT